A window of the Hypnocyclicus thermotrophus genome harbors these coding sequences:
- a CDS encoding chemotaxis protein CheW, with the protein MSENSKNETLQIIGFKLNDEEYALEIENVQEIIKKTKMTRVARSKDYIKGVINLRGIVFPIIDLKYRFNMSSQTYDDNMRIIILEVNGVSAGIMVDSVSEVIEVDKSKILANPQQSNSEINTDYLKGVCKVNEDRLMTLLNIEKVLEIKNN; encoded by the coding sequence ATGTCAGAAAATAGTAAAAATGAGACATTACAAATAATAGGTTTTAAATTAAATGATGAGGAATATGCACTTGAAATTGAAAATGTCCAAGAGATAATTAAAAAAACTAAAATGACAAGAGTAGCAAGATCAAAAGATTATATTAAAGGAGTTATTAATTTAAGAGGAATAGTATTTCCTATTATAGATTTAAAATATAGGTTTAATATGTCTAGTCAAACTTATGATGATAATATGAGAATAATTATATTAGAAGTCAATGGTGTATCAGCAGGAATTATGGTAGATTCAGTTTCAGAAGTAATAGAGGTAGATAAAAGTAAAATACTAGCAAATCCACAGCAATCTAATTCTGAAATTAATACTGATTACTTAAAAGGTGTATGTAAAGTTAATGAAGATAGACTTATGACATTATTAAACATTGAAAAAGTTTTAGAAATAAAGAATAATTAA
- a CDS encoding chemotaxis protein CheC yields MSITIDKLGERELDILKELGNIGAGNAATALSQILARKVDMNVPQVKVYNVTDVPELLGGAENIVVGVLLKMFGDLQGNIMFLLPEDSARKLLGMMVGQEVEDVTDDMSRSAIMEVGNIIASSYLNSLSFFSELTLIPSTPAFAYDMAGALLSAVLFEVSELSDQVVLIETDFSGNGEAIKGHFFVLPNLESLNALLKLVVAKVDGK; encoded by the coding sequence ATGTCAATAACAATTGATAAATTAGGAGAAAGAGAATTAGATATACTAAAAGAATTGGGAAATATAGGAGCTGGAAATGCTGCAACAGCTCTTTCTCAAATTCTTGCTAGAAAAGTAGATATGAATGTACCACAGGTAAAAGTTTATAATGTTACAGATGTTCCAGAACTTTTAGGCGGAGCTGAAAACATTGTAGTTGGAGTATTATTAAAGATGTTTGGAGATTTACAAGGGAATATTATGTTTTTACTTCCTGAGGATTCTGCAAGAAAACTTTTAGGGATGATGGTGGGACAAGAAGTTGAAGATGTTACCGATGATATGTCAAGATCTGCTATTATGGAAGTAGGTAATATTATTGCGAGTTCTTATTTAAATTCTTTAAGTTTTTTTTCAGAATTAACTTTGATACCATCAACACCAGCTTTTGCGTATGATATGGCAGGAGCATTATTGAGTGCTGTATTATTTGAAGTCAGTGAATTAAGCGATCAAGTAGTATTAATAGAAACAGATTTTTCTGGAAATGGTGAAGCAATAAAAGGACACTTCTTTGTACTACCTAATTTAGAATCATTGAATGCTTTACTAAAATTGGTGGTGGCAAAAGTAGATGGAAAATAA
- a CDS encoding chemotaxis protein CheD: MENNVIKVGMADYKVGSAPAKLITLGLGSCIGITLYDKRKKAGGMAHIMLPKNNTKDQNSLKFADTAITLMIKDLEKMGLNKRNMEAKIAGGAQMFSFGKSDQLNSIGSRNAIAVKEILKENNIRIVAEDTGGNKGRTIELDLDTGKLRIKTIGQGETYI; this comes from the coding sequence ATGGAAAATAATGTAATAAAAGTAGGAATGGCTGATTATAAAGTGGGAAGCGCACCTGCAAAACTTATTACATTAGGACTAGGATCATGTATCGGAATTACTTTATATGATAAAAGAAAAAAAGCAGGAGGAATGGCTCATATAATGCTTCCTAAAAATAATACTAAAGATCAAAATTCGCTTAAATTTGCAGATACAGCAATAACTCTTATGATAAAAGACCTTGAAAAAATGGGATTAAATAAAAGAAATATGGAAGCTAAAATAGCTGGTGGAGCACAAATGTTTTCTTTTGGGAAATCCGATCAATTAAATAGTATAGGATCAAGAAATGCAATAGCTGTAAAAGAAATTTTAAAAGAAAATAATATACGAATAGTAGCAGAGGATACAGGTGGAAACAAAGGAAGAACAATAGAATTAGATTTAGATACAGGGAAGTTAAGAATTAAAACAATTGGTCAGGGAGAAACGTATATTTAA
- a CDS encoding FliA/WhiG family RNA polymerase sigma factor: MIDDKELWIEYKKTGNLEVREQLIIKYIPLVKYVVGKMITNLPRTVEYDDLVEYGIIGLLDAVEKYDLSKNINFKTYAVTRVRGSIYDELRSQDWVPRSVRKLAKDIEKAYIQLEKETGKEPTEEEIAVFLGIPQKKIEELYSKVDLGNISSLDDIVYDNGESKTTLVNLIEDKNVESPEEKLQKEEVKQLLIEKLKELKEKERLVLTLYYYEKLTLKEIGEILSISESRVSQIHSKAILKLRSKIATKFGNYAEFF, from the coding sequence ATGATAGACGATAAAGAGCTATGGATAGAATACAAAAAAACAGGAAACTTAGAAGTTCGTGAGCAACTTATTATAAAATATATTCCATTAGTGAAATATGTAGTTGGGAAAATGATAACGAATCTCCCTAGAACTGTTGAATATGATGATTTAGTTGAGTACGGAATCATTGGATTGTTAGATGCTGTAGAAAAATATGATTTATCTAAAAATATTAATTTCAAAACCTATGCCGTAACAAGAGTACGGGGTTCTATTTATGATGAATTAAGATCTCAAGATTGGGTTCCACGTTCTGTAAGAAAATTAGCAAAAGATATTGAAAAAGCTTATATTCAATTAGAAAAAGAAACTGGAAAAGAACCAACAGAAGAAGAAATAGCAGTTTTTTTAGGGATACCACAAAAAAAAATAGAAGAGTTATATTCAAAAGTTGATTTAGGAAACATTTCTTCTTTGGACGATATAGTTTATGATAATGGAGAATCAAAAACAACGTTGGTTAATTTAATAGAAGATAAAAATGTAGAAAGTCCAGAAGAAAAATTACAAAAAGAAGAAGTGAAGCAATTATTGATAGAAAAATTAAAAGAATTAAAAGAAAAAGAAAGACTGGTATTAACATTATATTATTATGAAAAATTAACTTTAAAAGAAATAGGGGAAATATTATCAATTTCTGAATCAAGAGTATCTCAAATACATTCAAAGGCAATATTAAAATTGCGATCTAAAATAGCTACTAAGTTTGGAAATTATGCAGAATTTTTTTAA
- the tpiA gene encoding triose-phosphate isomerase codes for MRKTIVAGNWKMNKTNAEAVETLKKLAELTKDIDGVEIVIGAPFTALSDAVKAVEGSKIKIAAQNMNPNEKGAFTGEISPLMLNAIGVKYVILGHSERREYYGETNEFINSKVKTALAHDLTPILCVGEKLEDREANKTEAVVEDHVKGGLKDLTKEEAKKVVIAYEPVWAIGTGKTASPEQAQEVHKFIRNLLTDMYGEEIANEITIQYGGSMKPENAKELMSQKDIDGGLVGGASLEADSFAKVVKAGL; via the coding sequence ATGAGAAAAACAATAGTAGCAGGAAATTGGAAAATGAATAAAACGAATGCAGAAGCTGTAGAGACTTTAAAGAAATTAGCAGAATTAACTAAAGATATAGATGGAGTAGAAATAGTAATAGGAGCACCTTTTACAGCACTTTCTGATGCTGTAAAAGCAGTAGAAGGAAGTAAAATTAAAATAGCAGCACAAAATATGAACCCAAATGAAAAAGGAGCTTTTACTGGAGAAATATCTCCATTAATGTTAAATGCTATTGGAGTAAAATATGTAATATTAGGACATTCTGAAAGAAGAGAATATTATGGGGAAACAAATGAATTTATAAATTCTAAAGTTAAGACAGCTTTAGCGCATGATTTAACTCCTATTTTATGTGTAGGTGAAAAATTAGAGGATAGAGAAGCTAATAAAACAGAAGCAGTAGTAGAAGACCATGTAAAAGGAGGGTTAAAAGACCTTACTAAAGAAGAAGCTAAAAAAGTAGTTATTGCATACGAACCAGTATGGGCAATTGGAACAGGGAAAACAGCTTCTCCTGAGCAAGCACAAGAAGTACATAAATTTATAAGAAATTTATTAACTGATATGTATGGAGAAGAAATAGCAAATGAAATAACTATTCAATATGGGGGGTCAATGAAACCTGAAAATGCAAAAGAATTAATGAGCCAAAAAGATATAGATGGTGGATTAGTAGGGGGAGCTTCATTAGAAGCAGATAGTTTTGCAAAAGTTGTAAAAGCAGGACTTTAA
- the gpmI gene encoding 2,3-bisphosphoglycerate-independent phosphoglycerate mutase — translation MAKKPLVLMILDGWGINPHKNEKNAIEEVHPKNYYDILEKYPNTQILAAGEAVGLPDGQMGNSEVGHLNLGAGRVIYQPLVKISKDIKDGVLFENKVLKPAFERIKKENKALHLMGLLSDGGVHSHIEHLFGLLEMAKRENLEKVYIHVITDGRDTPPKSSLIYIEQLENKIKELGVGKIATVSGRYYAMDRDTNWERTEKAYRAIIFGDGEKHLSAKKAVETSYMEELTDEFVKPTVITDMAGNAHSKAENGDLFVFFNFRPDRARQITRAINDKEFKHFVRGNNSEVEFICMRQYDSTIDAKIAYEDDDINNTFGEVISKAGLKQLRTAETEKYAHVTFFFNGGVETSFEGEERVLVDSPKVATYDLQPEMSAYEVTDKLVESIENELYDVIIVNYANPDMVGHTGIFEAAKKAVSVVDECLGKVKEKVLEKDGVLLITADHGNVDLMEDPKTHVPFTAHTTNPVPFIVVTNDKGIELKDSGKLADVAPTMLKLLGIEKPKEMTGESLIK, via the coding sequence ATGGCTAAGAAACCTTTAGTATTAATGATATTAGATGGTTGGGGGATAAATCCTCATAAAAATGAAAAAAATGCAATAGAAGAAGTACATCCAAAAAATTATTATGATATTTTAGAGAAATATCCAAATACTCAAATATTAGCAGCAGGAGAAGCAGTAGGACTTCCTGATGGTCAAATGGGGAATTCTGAAGTAGGACATTTAAATCTTGGAGCAGGTAGAGTAATATACCAACCATTGGTAAAAATTAGTAAAGATATAAAAGATGGTGTATTATTTGAAAATAAAGTATTAAAACCAGCATTTGAAAGAATAAAAAAAGAAAATAAAGCATTACATTTAATGGGTTTATTATCTGACGGAGGAGTACATTCTCATATCGAACACTTATTTGGATTACTAGAAATGGCAAAAAGAGAAAATTTAGAAAAAGTATATATTCATGTAATAACAGATGGAAGAGATACTCCACCTAAATCTTCTCTTATATATATCGAACAATTAGAAAATAAAATAAAAGAATTAGGAGTAGGGAAAATAGCTACTGTATCAGGAAGATACTATGCTATGGATAGAGATACTAATTGGGAAAGAACAGAAAAAGCATATAGAGCTATTATATTTGGAGATGGTGAAAAACACCTTTCAGCTAAAAAAGCTGTAGAAACATCTTATATGGAAGAGTTAACAGATGAATTCGTAAAACCAACAGTAATCACAGATATGGCGGGAAATGCACATTCAAAAGCTGAAAATGGAGATTTATTTGTATTTTTCAACTTTAGACCGGATAGAGCAAGACAAATTACTAGAGCAATAAATGATAAAGAATTTAAACATTTTGTAAGAGGTAATAATTCGGAAGTTGAATTTATATGTATGAGACAATATGATTCGACGATTGACGCTAAAATAGCATATGAAGATGATGATATTAATAATACGTTTGGAGAAGTTATTTCAAAAGCAGGATTAAAACAATTAAGAACAGCTGAAACTGAAAAATATGCACATGTAACTTTCTTTTTCAATGGAGGAGTAGAAACAAGTTTTGAAGGTGAAGAAAGAGTGTTAGTAGATTCACCAAAAGTAGCAACTTATGATTTACAGCCTGAAATGTCCGCATATGAAGTAACTGATAAATTAGTTGAATCAATAGAAAATGAATTATATGATGTAATAATAGTAAATTATGCAAATCCAGATATGGTTGGACATACTGGTATATTTGAGGCAGCAAAAAAAGCAGTAAGCGTAGTTGATGAATGCTTAGGAAAAGTAAAAGAAAAAGTATTAGAAAAAGATGGAGTTTTATTAATTACTGCAGACCATGGGAATGTAGATTTGATGGAAGATCCGAAAACACATGTACCATTTACAGCACATACTACTAATCCGGTTCCATTTATAGTTGTAACAAATGATAAAGGAATTGAATTAAAAGATAGTGGGAAATTAGCAGATGTTGCACCTACTATGTTAAAATTATTAGGAATAGAAAAACCTAAAGAGATGACAGGTGAATCTCTAATAAAATAA
- the secG gene encoding preprotein translocase subunit SecG, whose protein sequence is MLLLFKITLFIISIFLIGLVLIQPDKSHGMSGSIGGGAVNTVFGVNEDGGPLAKATQIVAALFIINGLIVYLLTL, encoded by the coding sequence ATGCTATTACTTTTTAAAATAACACTTTTTATAATTTCAATATTTTTAATTGGACTTGTATTAATTCAACCCGATAAAAGCCACGGAATGTCTGGAAGTATAGGTGGAGGGGCAGTTAATACAGTATTTGGTGTTAATGAAGATGGTGGTCCATTAGCTAAAGCAACACAAATAGTTGCAGCATTGTTCATAATAAATGGATTGATTGTTTATTTATTAACTTTATAA
- a CDS encoding replication-associated recombination protein A: MMNNLFEINYKRKQPLAYRIRPTTLAEFFGQKNIIAEGSPLRELIKKQKFINSIFYGESGTGKTTLAEIIAKELKFYFVKLNATNCSISDIKKISEESEKRLKIEGKETLLFLDEIHRFNKLQQDSLLSFIEEGIFKIIAATTENPFYNLNNALLSRCLSFKFEKLKKNDIISIINRAEEIEQIKIENEIKEFIVETSNGDARIALNYLELILEVYDNIDKNELKKIIITEEFFHKKEDKYNLISAMIKSIRGSDPDASVYWLGRLLKGGEDPRYIARRLVILAAEDIGLANPEALNLSTSAYIASEKIGMPEIRIILSEVVIYLAISSKSNSVYNAINSVFQDLESEETLEVPKYLTKEYSKNYKYPHNYDNNFVKQDYLKKNKRFYIPGNNRMENKIKEKLIKLWGKKYGK, translated from the coding sequence ATGATGAATAATTTATTTGAAATTAATTACAAGAGAAAACAACCACTCGCTTATAGAATTAGGCCAACAACTTTAGCTGAATTTTTCGGGCAAAAAAATATTATTGCTGAAGGGAGTCCTTTAAGAGAACTTATAAAAAAACAAAAATTTATAAATTCTATTTTTTATGGTGAAAGTGGGACGGGAAAAACAACTTTAGCTGAAATTATTGCAAAAGAATTAAAGTTTTATTTTGTAAAACTAAATGCAACTAATTGCAGCATAAGTGATATAAAAAAAATATCTGAAGAATCAGAAAAAAGATTGAAAATAGAAGGAAAGGAAACACTTTTGTTTTTAGACGAAATACATAGATTTAATAAATTACAACAAGATAGTTTGCTTAGTTTTATCGAAGAAGGAATATTCAAAATTATTGCGGCAACAACAGAAAATCCTTTTTATAATTTGAATAATGCGTTATTATCTAGATGTTTGAGTTTTAAATTTGAAAAATTAAAAAAAAATGATATTATTAGTATTATTAATAGAGCCGAAGAAATAGAACAGATTAAGATAGAAAATGAAATAAAAGAATTTATTGTAGAAACATCAAATGGGGATGCACGTATAGCATTAAATTATTTGGAGCTTATTCTAGAAGTTTATGATAATATAGATAAAAATGAATTAAAAAAAATAATTATTACAGAAGAATTTTTTCATAAAAAAGAAGATAAATATAATTTGATATCAGCTATGATAAAAAGTATAAGAGGAAGTGACCCCGATGCTAGTGTATATTGGCTGGGAAGACTATTAAAAGGAGGAGAAGATCCTAGATATATAGCAAGACGTCTTGTTATTTTGGCAGCTGAAGATATAGGATTAGCAAATCCAGAAGCACTTAATTTATCAACGAGTGCATATATAGCAAGTGAAAAAATAGGAATGCCAGAAATAAGGATAATATTGTCAGAAGTAGTGATATATTTAGCAATTTCAAGTAAATCAAATAGTGTATATAATGCGATAAATAGTGTATTTCAAGATTTAGAATCAGAAGAAACATTAGAAGTGCCTAAATATTTAACAAAAGAGTATTCTAAGAATTATAAGTATCCACATAATTATGATAATAACTTTGTAAAACAAGATTATTTGAAAAAAAACAAACGTTTTTATATTCCTGGAAACAATAGGATGGAAAATAAGATAAAAGAAAAATTAATAAAATTATGGGGGAAAAAGTATGGAAAATAA
- a CDS encoding helix-turn-helix domain-containing protein, with the protein MENKIGEILKKAREEKGFDIAYIAEQTKIQKRYLIALEEGNYNELPGEVHIKGFLRNYCREVGLDSNKIIEMYNQYKNENFEEEENEVDDKNGILNLIIAGIVIIFLGIILLNIIDKKDENIVQEKQNISNNKNSNIKKIEKEALKTNKENNKEEKNVENENKLIKKIEIIEEKKVAKEEKNDKIDIYKEIKIIANGISWIEIKKNNKEYFTGFLKNEEKIIKVKKEEKIYIKIGDAGVVKLINDGKDLGKIGNKGEVKKFNF; encoded by the coding sequence ATGGAAAATAAGATAGGTGAAATACTAAAAAAAGCAAGAGAAGAAAAAGGTTTTGATATAGCTTATATAGCAGAACAAACTAAAATACAAAAACGATATTTAATAGCGTTAGAAGAAGGAAATTACAATGAATTACCGGGCGAAGTTCATATAAAAGGATTTTTAAGGAATTATTGTCGTGAAGTTGGATTAGATAGTAATAAAATAATAGAAATGTATAATCAATATAAAAATGAAAATTTTGAAGAAGAAGAAAATGAAGTAGATGATAAAAATGGGATATTAAATCTAATTATTGCAGGGATCGTTATTATTTTTTTAGGGATTATTTTATTAAATATTATTGACAAAAAAGATGAAAATATAGTACAAGAAAAACAAAATATTAGTAATAATAAAAATTCAAATATAAAAAAAATAGAAAAAGAAGCATTAAAAACAAATAAAGAAAATAATAAAGAAGAAAAAAATGTAGAAAACGAAAATAAATTAATAAAAAAAATTGAGATAATAGAAGAAAAAAAAGTTGCAAAAGAAGAAAAAAATGATAAAATAGATATCTATAAAGAAATAAAAATAATTGCTAATGGAATATCATGGATAGAAATCAAGAAAAATAATAAAGAATATTTTACAGGGTTTTTAAAAAATGAAGAAAAAATAATAAAAGTTAAAAAAGAAGAAAAAATATATATAAAAATTGGCGATGCAGGAGTTGTAAAATTAATAAATGATGGAAAAGATTTAGGAAAAATAGGAAATAAAGGTGAAGTTAAGAAATTTAATTTTTAA
- the hisS gene encoding histidine--tRNA ligase, with amino-acid sequence MNIRAVRGTKDIFNDDAIKYNYITEIAKRIFENFNYNRIITPIFEETALFKRGIGEGTDIVEKEMYTFLDKGERSITLRPEGTASVVRAYLEHKIYGNEEITKWYYYGPMFRYERPQAGRYREFNQLGVEVLGSKNPKIDAEVIYMGYKLLEKIGISDLRVEINSVGGKETRLKYRKDLLKYLKDKKENLCNDCQTRYEKNPLRVLDCKVEKCKEIVKKAPILTEYLSEKEKKHYEEVKRLLNIYNIPFSENPKLVRGLDYYSNIVFEVITEKLGAQGTVLAGGRYDGLISTMGGKDTPAVGFAAGIERIMLLMNEKKTKKNRIGIVWLGEESSDYALLLANELRVNNFDVYMEYEKKSLRAQMKKIDKINAKYAIIVGEEEVKENKLVVKNLKTGEQIKIKRDTICEYMKGEINEI; translated from the coding sequence ATGAATATTAGAGCGGTTAGAGGAACAAAAGATATATTTAATGACGATGCTATAAAATATAATTATATTACAGAAATAGCTAAAAGAATTTTTGAAAATTTTAATTATAATAGAATAATTACTCCAATATTTGAAGAAACAGCTTTATTTAAAAGAGGAATTGGTGAAGGAACCGATATAGTAGAAAAAGAAATGTATACTTTTTTAGATAAAGGAGAAAGAAGTATAACATTAAGACCAGAAGGAACAGCCTCTGTAGTAAGAGCTTATTTAGAACATAAAATATATGGAAATGAAGAAATTACAAAATGGTATTACTATGGACCAATGTTTAGATATGAAAGACCACAAGCAGGAAGATATAGGGAATTTAATCAATTAGGAGTAGAAGTATTGGGGAGTAAAAATCCTAAAATTGATGCAGAAGTAATTTATATGGGATATAAGTTACTTGAAAAAATAGGAATATCAGATTTAAGAGTAGAAATAAATTCTGTTGGTGGAAAAGAAACTAGATTAAAATATAGAAAAGATTTATTAAAATATCTAAAAGATAAAAAAGAAAATTTATGTAATGATTGTCAAACAAGATATGAAAAAAATCCATTAAGAGTACTTGATTGTAAAGTAGAAAAATGTAAAGAAATTGTTAAAAAAGCACCAATTTTAACAGAATATTTATCAGAAAAAGAAAAAAAACATTATGAAGAAGTAAAAAGATTATTAAATATATATAATATACCTTTTTCAGAAAATCCTAAATTAGTAAGAGGGTTAGATTATTATTCTAATATTGTTTTTGAAGTAATAACAGAGAAATTGGGAGCACAAGGAACAGTTCTTGCTGGCGGAAGATACGATGGACTTATATCTACTATGGGTGGAAAAGATACTCCAGCTGTAGGATTTGCAGCAGGAATAGAGAGAATAATGCTCTTGATGAATGAGAAAAAAACAAAAAAAAATAGAATTGGAATTGTGTGGCTGGGAGAAGAAAGTAGTGATTATGCTTTACTATTAGCTAACGAATTAAGAGTAAATAATTTTGATGTATATATGGAATATGAAAAAAAATCTTTAAGAGCACAAATGAAAAAAATAGATAAAATAAACGCAAAATATGCTATAATAGTAGGAGAAGAAGAAGTAAAAGAAAATAAATTAGTAGTGAAAAATTTAAAAACAGGAGAGCAAATAAAAATAAAAAGAGATACAATTTGTGAATACATGAAAGGAGAAATTAATGAAATATAG
- the aspS gene encoding aspartate--tRNA ligase, which yields MKYRTHLLGELREKNIEEKVILTGWVDNRRDLGGLIFLDLRDRTGITQIVFNPEDLSENIINIAHKVKSEYIVKVEGTVKERFSKNPNIPTGNIEVIADNIKIINKSEVLPFEIKDDIKLNEAIRLKYRYLDIRRPKILNNLLKRNQMMFSMREFLTKKGFIDIETPILTRSTPEGARDFIVPTRTENGKFYALPQSPQLFKQILMIAGVDKYYQVAKCFRDEDLRADRQPEFTQLDIEMSFVDENDIMEMIEELAKKVFLDIVGKKIEYKFDRLSYYDAMERYGSDKPDTRFDLELKDLSDIAKECNFKAFKNVVENGGVLKGINVKSAAKDYSRKLIDELTEFVKIYGAKGLAWIKIEENYEIKSPIAKFFTKKELDEIIEKMDAKEGDILFLVADKLKIVYDSLGALRLKIGKERKLIDENQYNFLWVVDFPLLEWSEEEKRYKAQHHPFTAIKDEDIELIENSPEKVRTKSYDLVLNGYEIGGGSVRIHQEEIQEKIFKLLELSEEEIQEKFGFFLEAFKYGAPPHGGIAFGVDRFLMVLLKENSIREVIPFPKTNKGQCLLTEAPNYIDDSQLNDVGINLKK from the coding sequence ATGAAATATAGAACTCACTTATTAGGCGAACTTAGAGAAAAAAATATAGAAGAAAAAGTAATCTTAACTGGATGGGTTGATAATAGAAGAGATTTGGGAGGATTAATTTTTCTTGATTTAAGAGATAGAACTGGTATTACTCAAATTGTATTTAATCCAGAAGATTTGTCAGAAAATATAATAAATATAGCGCATAAAGTAAAATCAGAATATATAGTAAAAGTAGAAGGTACGGTAAAAGAAAGATTTAGTAAAAATCCAAATATACCTACTGGAAATATAGAAGTAATTGCAGATAATATTAAAATAATTAATAAATCTGAAGTTTTACCATTTGAAATAAAAGATGATATTAAATTAAATGAAGCAATTAGATTGAAATATAGATATTTAGATATAAGAAGACCTAAAATATTAAATAACTTATTAAAAAGAAATCAAATGATGTTTTCAATGAGAGAATTTTTAACAAAAAAAGGATTTATTGATATAGAGACACCTATTCTTACTAGATCTACACCAGAAGGGGCAAGAGATTTTATAGTACCAACTAGAACTGAAAATGGTAAATTTTATGCTCTTCCACAATCGCCACAATTATTTAAACAAATACTTATGATTGCTGGAGTAGATAAATATTATCAAGTAGCTAAATGTTTTAGAGATGAAGATTTAAGAGCAGATAGACAGCCAGAATTTACTCAATTAGATATAGAGATGTCTTTTGTTGATGAAAATGATATAATGGAAATGATAGAAGAACTTGCAAAAAAAGTATTTTTAGATATTGTAGGCAAAAAAATAGAATATAAATTTGATAGATTAAGTTATTATGATGCTATGGAAAGATATGGGAGTGATAAACCAGATACTAGATTTGATTTAGAATTAAAAGATTTATCAGATATAGCAAAAGAATGTAATTTTAAAGCATTTAAAAATGTAGTAGAAAATGGAGGAGTTTTAAAAGGGATAAATGTAAAATCTGCTGCAAAAGATTATTCTAGAAAATTAATAGATGAATTAACAGAATTTGTCAAAATATATGGCGCTAAAGGGTTAGCATGGATAAAAATAGAAGAAAATTATGAAATAAAATCTCCAATAGCAAAATTTTTTACTAAAAAAGAATTGGACGAAATTATAGAAAAAATGGATGCGAAAGAAGGCGATATATTATTTTTAGTTGCTGATAAGCTAAAAATAGTGTATGATAGTTTGGGGGCTTTAAGATTAAAAATAGGAAAAGAAAGAAAATTAATAGATGAAAATCAATACAATTTCTTATGGGTAGTAGATTTTCCTTTATTAGAATGGTCTGAAGAAGAAAAAAGATATAAAGCACAACATCATCCGTTTACTGCTATAAAGGATGAAGATATAGAATTAATAGAAAATTCACCTGAAAAAGTTAGAACTAAAAGTTATGATTTAGTATTGAATGGATATGAAATAGGTGGTGGAAGTGTTAGAATACATCAAGAAGAAATTCAAGAAAAGATTTTTAAACTTTTAGAATTATCAGAAGAGGAAATTCAAGAAAAATTTGGATTTTTCTTAGAAGCATTTAAATATGGAGCACCGCCTCATGGGGGGATTGCTTTTGGAGTAGATAGATTTTTAATGGTTCTGTTAAAAGAAAATTCGATAAGAGAAGTTATACCATTTCCAAAAACAAATAAAGGACAATGCTTATTAACGGAAGCACCAAATTATATTGATGATAGTCAACTTAATGATGTTGGAATCAACTTGAAAAAATAA